Proteins from a single region of Anticarsia gemmatalis isolate Benzon Research Colony breed Stoneville strain chromosome 30, ilAntGemm2 primary, whole genome shotgun sequence:
- the LOC142985620 gene encoding collagenase-like: protein MYSAIVVLLALVAAACCENATVDRAIGYHQRIGVVEAERIRIREAVGNRIAGGYSSYSGEHPNVAGLLISLTTGQTSLCGGSVLNNRRVLTAASCWYDGYSQARNILVVLGSVYLYSGGTRVNAPTIYNHPYFNPYTVANDIAVLTIPYVSYSTYIKPMVLPSGSQLNDAFVGRSAEAIGYGRTSDGSAITASQSLRDVFLSVISNAYCQQYYGSTVTSNVICTSGSGGRGPCGGDMGGPLILRRYDGSNDLLIGVVSFGSIRGCQAGDPTGYTRVTSYASWIRGLL from the exons ATGTATTCCGCCATTGTTGTTTTGCTAGCGTTGGTAGCTGCCGCGTGTTGCGAGAATGCGACGGTAGATAGGGCGATAGGTTATCATCAGCGGATAGGGGTGGTTGAGGCTGAAAGGATCAGGATAAGAGAGGCCGTGGGCAACAGGATCGCTGGTGGCTACAGTTCTTATAGTGGAGAACATCCTAATGTG GCCGGTCTGCTGATCTCTCTCACGACGGGACAAACGTCGTTGTGTGGAGGATCTGTTCTTAACAACCGGAGAGTCTTAACCGCGGCTTCTTGCTGGTATGATGGCTACTCTCAAGCGAGAAATATATTG GTGGTGCTCGGTTCAGTGTACTTGTACTCCGGCGGCACGAGGGTCAACGCTCCGACGATATACAACCATCCCTATTTCAACCCTTATACTGTAGCCAACGATATTGCGGTGCTTACCATACCCTATGTCAGCTACTCCA cttaTATTAAACCCATGGTGTTGCCGTCTGGCTCGCAATTAAATGATGCATTCGTTGGGAGGTCAGCAGAAGCCATCGGCTACGGCAGGACGTCTGATG GTTCAGCAATAACTGCAAGCCAGTCTCTCAGGGACGTGTTTCTGTCCGTCATATCAAACGCGTATTGCCAGCAGTACTACGGGTCCACCGTGACTAGTAATGTGATATGTACGAGCGGCTCCGGGGGTCGAGGCCCGTGTGGGGGGGACATGGGAGGACCCCTCATCTTGCGGCGCTATGATGGTTCCAATGATTTACTG ATCGGTGTGGTTTCTTTCGGCTCAATAAGAGGATGTCAGGCGGGCGACCCGACCGGTTACACCAGAGTCACTAGCTATGCCAGCTGGATACGAGGGCTTTTGTAA